Within the Iodidimonas sp. SYSU 1G8 genome, the region TCTCGATGTCGGACAGAACGAAGTCGATCTCGGTGCCCGCCTCCAGCACTTCCACGGCCTTGGCGCCGGTTTCCGCTTCGAAAACGCTATGGCCTTTCAATCTGAGATAGGTCGAGATCGTCGTCAGCAGTGAATTGTCGTCGTCCACGAGCAGGATGGACATGGGCATTGCACTGGTGCCGCGATCAGTATCCATCAAAGTCCGCCCCATTCGCCCTCCTCACCCCGCCCATAAAATCTTAATCAGAGACTACAACCTAAAGTTG harbors:
- a CDS encoding response regulator produces the protein MDTDRGTSAMPMSILLVDDDNSLLTTISTYLRLKGHSVFEAETGAKAVEVLEAGTEIDFVLSDIEMPGGVDGVGLAHWITAHRPGLPIVLTTGRPLDMRAIDGLEVLLKPYRLAEVLAMMSTMLAPTRPC